Proteins encoded in a region of the Capsicum annuum cultivar UCD-10X-F1 unplaced genomic scaffold, UCD10Xv1.1 ctg53798, whole genome shotgun sequence genome:
- the LOC124893103 gene encoding receptor-like protein 53, with protein MLNLAGNRFEGQIPKFIGDLHHLRILMLASNSFNESIPEGLMMLENLQYIGLSRNNLSGPIPENLDGLKMMTKTQNQTTIFGYFYSLKFTSAQLEIVTKRQTQFLVSVYSYNTGFDVSSNDLTGKIPEKIGLLNGIPFLNLSHNNLTGLIPQTMGEMISLESLDLSYNQLTGEIPVTLTLLNFLAYLNLSYNNLSGRIPTNPHNNNGPSTNETTENRYDQEDVLFVLVIFSGFVTGISGVFLLLYLIDDNWRNRYWRAVDKIVSKIVNSRSVYRPPVHAPPIVLQQI; from the exons ATGCTGAACTTAGCAGGCAATAGATTTGAAGGGCAGATACCAAAGTTCATCGGTGACCTTCACCACCTACGAATCCTCATGCTTGCATCAAACTCTTTCAATGAATCTATACCAGAAGGGCTAATGATGTTGGAGAATCTACAATATATTGGTTTGTCCAGGAACAATCTGTCCGGTCCCATTCCTGAGAATCTAGATGGCTTGAAAATGATGACGAAAACACAAAATCAGACAACCATCTTTGGTTATTTTTACTCCCTCAAGTTCACTAGTGCTCAGCTAGAAATAGTCACCAAAAGACAGACACAATTTCTTGTGTCAGTGTATTCCTACAACACTGGATTCGACGTCTCAAGCAATGATCTTACCGGTAAAATCCCTGAGAAAATCGGCCTTTTAAATGGAATCCCATTCCTGAATCTCTCACATAATAATCTTACCGGGCTGATCCCACAGACTATGGGCGAGATGATTTCTCTCGAGTCGTTGGATCTCAGTTACAACCAATTAACAGGTGAAATTCCAGTGACATTGACACTGTTGAATTTTCTCGCGTATCTCAATTTGTCTTATAACAATTTGAGCGGACGGATTCCAACCAATCCACA CAACAACAACGGACCCTCTACCAATGAAACAACGGAGAACAGATACGATCAAGAAGATGTCCTTTTTGTTCTAGTTATATTCTCGGGTTTTGTAACAGGAATATCTGGTGTATTTCTGCTGTTATATTTGATAGATGACAACTGGAGGAACAGGTACTGGAGGGCGGTAGACAAAATTGTGTCGAAAATAGTGAACT caCGATCTGTCTATCGCCCTCCAGTACACGCTCCTCCAATTGTCCTTCAGCAAatataa